In a single window of the Candidatus Tiamatella incendiivivens genome:
- a CDS encoding CDC48 family AAA ATPase — protein sequence MAAQAPEKDDKKEVTLRVAEAKPRDSGRGKVRIDMAIMRKLGLEPGDIVEIEGKKKTVAIVWPALPEDSGLDIIRMDGVTRKNAGVNIGDKVIVRKADSRKAVKVKLAPTNYTMSIDEGFKKFVKKKLINQPLLEENIIMVAVIGQAIPLMVVSTKPKGPVIVTEDTVIEILGKPVSQIGVPRITYEDIGGIKQIVQRVRELIELPLRHPEVFKRLGIEPPKGVLLYGPPGTGKTLLAKAVANESDAYFIAINGPEIMSKFYGESEQRLREIFEEARKNAPSIIFIDEIDAIAPKRDEVVGEVERRVVAQLLALMDGLGSRGNVIVIAATNRPNAVDPALRRPGRFDREIEVPLPDKTGRLEILQIHTRHMPLNDDVDLEKMAEITHGYTGADLAALVREAAMHALRRYLPEIDLEEEQIPVEILEKMEVRMEDFMAAFNEIVPSGLREIFIEVPETKWTDIGGLEEAKMELIESVEWPLKYAKAFTRLGIRPPRGILLFGPPGTGKTLLARGAATESGASFIAVRGPEVLSKWVGESEKAIREIFRKARQYSPTVVFLDEIDAIAPARGYALDSRVSERIVSQLLTELDGIARLENVIVIAATNRPDMIDPALIRPGRLEKLVYVPPPDKRARLEILKIYTREVPLSTDVNLIELAENTEGYTGADIEALVREAALIALREDLSTTIVRMRHFDEALKKVRPSINEQMVRYYEEWMEKAKQRYSKDMMRAKPTIYT from the coding sequence ATGGCAGCACAGGCACCTGAGAAAGACGATAAAAAGGAAGTAACTTTACGTGTCGCCGAGGCAAAGCCGAGGGATAGTGGTAGGGGCAAAGTTAGGATTGACATGGCTATAATGAGAAAGCTAGGATTAGAACCTGGAGATATAGTGGAGATTGAAGGAAAGAAGAAAACTGTAGCAATAGTATGGCCTGCTTTACCTGAGGACAGTGGTCTGGATATAATTAGAATGGACGGTGTGACAAGGAAAAATGCAGGAGTAAATATAGGAGATAAGGTAATAGTTAGGAAAGCTGATTCGAGAAAAGCCGTGAAAGTAAAACTTGCTCCCACTAACTATACTATGAGTATTGATGAGGGGTTCAAGAAATTTGTTAAGAAGAAATTGATAAACCAGCCTTTGCTAGAAGAAAATATTATAATGGTGGCTGTTATAGGCCAAGCTATCCCATTAATGGTGGTTTCAACAAAACCTAAGGGGCCTGTTATTGTAACCGAAGATACAGTAATTGAGATTCTAGGTAAGCCGGTTTCCCAGATAGGTGTTCCTCGTATAACATATGAAGATATAGGTGGGATAAAACAGATAGTTCAAAGAGTAAGGGAACTCATTGAGTTACCGCTAAGACATCCTGAGGTATTCAAGAGACTTGGCATAGAACCTCCCAAAGGAGTATTGCTATATGGACCTCCCGGAACAGGTAAAACGCTTCTTGCTAAAGCTGTTGCAAACGAGAGTGATGCTTATTTTATTGCCATAAATGGACCTGAGATTATGAGTAAGTTTTACGGAGAAAGCGAGCAAAGGCTCAGAGAAATATTCGAAGAGGCTAGGAAGAATGCTCCAAGTATAATATTTATCGATGAAATAGATGCAATAGCACCTAAAAGAGACGAGGTTGTAGGAGAAGTAGAGAGAAGGGTTGTAGCGCAATTATTGGCTTTAATGGACGGCCTTGGGTCGAGAGGGAACGTCATTGTCATTGCAGCTACTAATAGGCCTAACGCTGTGGATCCTGCCCTTAGAAGGCCGGGTAGATTTGACAGGGAGATAGAGGTTCCATTACCGGACAAGACTGGGAGACTGGAGATCCTACAAATTCACACAAGACATATGCCCCTAAACGATGATGTGGATTTAGAGAAGATGGCAGAAATAACACATGGTTATACAGGGGCAGATTTAGCGGCACTAGTAAGAGAGGCAGCAATGCATGCACTAAGAAGATACTTACCTGAGATCGACTTGGAAGAAGAGCAGATTCCTGTTGAGATACTGGAGAAAATGGAGGTTCGAATGGAGGATTTCATGGCTGCTTTTAACGAAATAGTACCTAGTGGGCTTAGAGAAATTTTCATCGAGGTTCCTGAAACTAAATGGACTGATATTGGAGGGTTAGAAGAAGCTAAAATGGAGCTTATCGAATCTGTAGAATGGCCCTTAAAGTACGCTAAGGCTTTTACCAGGCTTGGAATAAGGCCTCCCAGAGGAATACTGCTCTTCGGTCCTCCTGGGACGGGGAAAACATTACTCGCTAGAGGAGCAGCAACAGAGAGTGGAGCGAGTTTCATTGCAGTACGGGGCCCCGAAGTATTGAGTAAATGGGTTGGTGAAAGTGAGAAGGCTATAAGGGAAATATTCAGAAAGGCCAGGCAATATTCACCGACTGTTGTATTTCTCGATGAGATAGATGCGATAGCTCCTGCAAGGGGATATGCATTAGACTCCCGTGTGTCGGAGAGGATAGTTTCACAGCTTCTAACAGAGTTGGATGGAATTGCAAGGTTGGAAAACGTTATAGTTATTGCAGCTACCAACAGACCCGATATGATAGATCCTGCTCTAATCAGGCCAGGGAGACTTGAGAAGCTAGTTTACGTACCACCTCCAGATAAGAGGGCTAGACTAGAAATACTAAAGATATATACAAGAGAAGTACCTCTGTCTACAGATGTAAACCTCATAGAGCTAGCCGAGAATACAGAGGGATATACAGGAGCGGATATAGAAGCTTTAGTAAGGGAAGCTGCTCTAATAGCACTTAGAGAAGATTTATCTACAACTATTGTGAGAATGCGGCATTTCGATGAGGCCTTGAAGAAGGTACGCCCTAGTATAAACGAGCAAATGGTAAGATACTATGAGGAATGGATGGAAAAAGCTAAACAAAGGTATAGCAAGGATATGATGAGGGCTAAACCAACTATATATACATAA
- a CDS encoding elongation factor 1-beta — MAKVLVVAKVFPSGVDVDFDSLVDDIRRKLPEGYDIAKTVEEPIAYGYKALKLYVVIPEETEGGTDTLEEILKSHELVDEVEIEAVHRLSEF; from the coding sequence ATGGCTAAGGTACTAGTAGTTGCAAAAGTGTTTCCGAGCGGAGTAGATGTTGATTTTGACTCTCTAGTGGATGATATTAGGAGGAAACTCCCTGAGGGCTATGATATCGCTAAAACAGTTGAGGAACCCATAGCATACGGATATAAAGCTCTGAAACTTTATGTTGTGATTCCCGAGGAAACTGAGGGAGGTACAGATACTTTAGAGGAAATACTTAAGAGCCACGAGTTAGTCGATGAAGTTGAGATAGAGGCTGTTCACAGACTTAGTGAGTTCTAA
- a CDS encoding zinc finger domain-containing protein → MSVGQPNQISLYDTVETPVCTSCGRIIHPGDRATSFVCPNCGKIVIWRCARCRSLGVKYKCPVCGFEGP, encoded by the coding sequence GTGAGTGTCGGTCAACCAAATCAGATAAGCCTCTACGATACTGTTGAAACTCCAGTCTGTACTAGTTGCGGTAGAATAATACACCCGGGAGACAGAGCAACCAGTTTCGTTTGCCCTAACTGTGGTAAGATAGTTATCTGGCGCTGTGCTAGATGTAGATCACTAGGGGTTAAATACAAGTGCCCAGTATGTGGGTTTGAAGGCCCTTAG
- the pth2 gene encoding peptidyl-tRNA hydrolase Pth2, whose product MAGYKQALVLRRDLGMGPGKAAVQAAHASVEAVFLVLDSPNRKWKLWLSEWKLSGQKKVALRVNSFDELINIYNECRSMGLPCSIIRDAGLTQLPPGTATAIAVGPGPGETVDEVTGELKLY is encoded by the coding sequence ATGGCTGGTTACAAACAGGCATTAGTTCTTAGAAGAGATCTTGGAATGGGGCCTGGTAAAGCGGCTGTACAAGCTGCACACGCATCTGTGGAGGCTGTATTCCTAGTACTTGATTCTCCCAATAGGAAATGGAAGCTTTGGCTCTCAGAGTGGAAGCTGAGTGGACAGAAAAAGGTAGCATTGCGGGTTAACAGTTTCGATGAACTGATCAACATTTACAATGAGTGTAGAAGTATGGGTTTACCTTGTAGTATTATACGTGACGCCGGGCTAACTCAATTACCCCCAGGGACTGCTACTGCCATTGCTGTTGGACCGGGACCGGGAGAAACTGTGGATGAAGTCACGGGGGAGTTGAAACTTTATTGA
- the truD gene encoding tRNA pseudouridine(13) synthase TruD produces the protein MKNKNYRFTESLYGFPQGLIKCRARIRDFVVAEHLLRDGGSKYLYMIRKPSGIGFLAFLDRLTKKIGKVSFAGIKDTSATAYFYVSSDQKISNPSRIMWFIGKTKELSPASNAGNSFRISIEINEPKGCKGYLDLIKQRLCESRPTYFANFYGYQRFGFSRPTNHIIGKDLKNKNLFSIWLYVRSKYSKSLPLIERNILKRGIDRLNINPSIPSDLKGIILESYTSYIFNRVVSRLVDVTKPIIFESDYAFLESMFRGGKIYCGSSVTNAFFARIGIIGETIDSVVFEEVVKPRANVFKRRPVFAPVCNYTCSRNGDIFDLSFTLPSGSYATVLLGVLGILAV, from the coding sequence TTGAAGAACAAAAACTATCGTTTCACTGAATCCTTATACGGATTTCCCCAAGGCCTCATTAAATGCAGAGCCCGGATAAGAGATTTTGTGGTAGCAGAACATCTGCTGAGAGATGGGGGATCTAAATATCTGTATATGATAAGGAAGCCCAGTGGAATTGGTTTCCTTGCATTTCTAGATAGGCTTACCAAAAAAATTGGAAAAGTGAGTTTTGCCGGAATTAAAGATACGTCAGCAACTGCATACTTCTATGTTTCAAGTGATCAAAAAATCAGTAATCCAAGTAGGATAATGTGGTTTATAGGTAAAACCAAAGAGCTATCACCTGCTTCCAATGCAGGAAACTCCTTTAGAATAAGTATTGAAATAAACGAGCCGAAAGGTTGTAAGGGTTATTTAGATTTAATAAAACAAAGGCTATGTGAATCACGCCCTACGTATTTCGCGAATTTTTATGGATACCAACGCTTTGGTTTTAGTCGGCCTACAAATCATATCATAGGAAAAGACCTGAAAAACAAAAACCTATTTAGTATTTGGCTTTACGTTAGATCTAAATACAGCAAAAGTCTCCCGCTGATTGAAAGGAATATTCTTAAAAGAGGAATAGATCGTTTAAATATTAACCCTTCGATTCCGAGTGATCTTAAAGGCATAATACTTGAGTCGTATACTTCGTACATTTTTAATAGAGTAGTTTCCAGGTTGGTAGATGTAACTAAACCAATCATATTCGAATCGGATTATGCCTTCCTGGAAAGCATGTTTCGTGGAGGCAAAATTTATTGTGGTAGCAGTGTAACCAATGCTTTCTTTGCTAGAATAGGAATCATAGGAGAAACAATAGATAGTGTAGTATTTGAGGAGGTAGTTAAACCTAGAGCAAATGTATTCAAGAGAAGGCCCGTTTTTGCCCCAGTCTGTAATTATACTTGTTCTAGAAATGGAGACATTTTTGATTTGTCTTTCACATTACCAAGTGGAAGTTATGCTACAGTATTATTGGGTGTTCTAGGCATTTTAGCCGTATAG
- a CDS encoding universal stress protein, whose protein sequence is MAITKALVPIDFSSHSETLMEWLPTLNMMGIKKIWLLHVLDELKIEHPAAGYDIGDIMRQYIKEAEKTLNEYKDKIKDLFEEVNICTMWAGDPAIVIVKQADELNVDAIVMATGGKGWFRELVLGSTSRKVAQLSNKPVLLVKKEWMENRAKPNFDHILVSGWLENPDDENEVKTLICSLEDAKRLARSIYGATGKKPFVRVFIIVTQIDKEIVGKTKNRIKGVFEGFKEFEYDSIVWTGDPVEDLIKAAVSFNADIVVVGSKGSYKGFSLGFRLTSLLSKIDIPVYICK, encoded by the coding sequence ATGGCTATAACAAAGGCACTCGTACCTATAGATTTCTCTAGTCATTCTGAAACACTTATGGAGTGGCTTCCTACCCTTAATATGATGGGTATAAAAAAGATATGGCTTTTACATGTTTTGGATGAACTGAAAATAGAACACCCTGCTGCGGGCTACGATATTGGAGATATAATGAGACAGTATATCAAAGAGGCTGAGAAGACACTAAATGAATACAAAGATAAAATAAAGGATTTATTCGAGGAAGTAAACATCTGTACTATGTGGGCAGGCGATCCTGCTATAGTTATTGTAAAACAAGCAGACGAGCTCAATGTAGATGCTATAGTTATGGCAACTGGGGGAAAGGGATGGTTCAGAGAGCTTGTCTTAGGGTCAACTTCTCGTAAAGTAGCTCAACTGTCAAATAAACCAGTTCTACTTGTTAAAAAAGAGTGGATGGAAAATAGAGCCAAGCCTAACTTCGATCACATACTTGTATCAGGTTGGCTAGAAAATCCGGATGACGAGAATGAAGTAAAAACACTAATATGTAGTTTAGAGGACGCCAAAAGGCTTGCTAGATCAATATATGGGGCAACAGGTAAGAAACCATTCGTCAGAGTGTTCATTATAGTAACACAAATTGATAAGGAAATTGTAGGAAAAACAAAGAATAGAATTAAAGGAGTATTTGAAGGCTTTAAGGAATTTGAATATGATAGCATTGTATGGACAGGGGATCCTGTAGAGGACTTAATAAAGGCTGCAGTATCCTTTAATGCAGATATTGTCGTCGTCGGGTCCAAGGGCTCCTATAAGGGGTTCAGTTTAGGGTTTCGGCTTACCTCGCTTTTGAGTAAAATCGATATACCAGTTTACATTTGTAAGTGA
- a CDS encoding DUF1646 domain-containing protein translates to MFHLEVPEQPITSVVISLGVILLLVLVLPFKSKKIEENLEPFFLLMGSIGVAVLYFSGLIGVEQAKHLLVIALRTPLFISGKPIGITQVVFLAGLFFYYYHRQINSGILALYNRVGPFWFSVIFVTVFGLTSSIISVIVTAVILAEIAAALPVPRRARIEFVVISSFAVGMGAALTPVGEPLATIAISKLGESFDYLLWLLGPFIVPGVIAISLYTGYRLKKDAAKEGSREAIMGEYEETLRTITWRAVKVYMFVMALELLGNSFTPLVKWYFSKIPAYILFWVNMVSAILDNATLTAAEIAPFLAVAQIKSALMGLIISGGMLIPGNIPNIVAAGRLKITSREWARIGVPVGLVLMSIYFILVEILKL, encoded by the coding sequence ATGTTCCATTTAGAGGTTCCAGAGCAACCTATCACTAGCGTTGTCATCTCACTAGGAGTCATACTTCTCCTTGTTCTTGTACTACCGTTTAAAAGTAAGAAAATCGAGGAAAACCTTGAACCCTTTTTCTTGCTTATGGGAAGTATAGGTGTTGCTGTTCTCTATTTCTCCGGCTTGATAGGTGTGGAACAGGCAAAGCACTTGCTGGTAATAGCGTTAAGGACACCTTTGTTCATATCAGGGAAACCTATCGGAATAACACAGGTGGTGTTCCTAGCGGGCCTCTTTTTCTACTATTACCATAGACAAATAAATTCAGGGATACTAGCATTGTATAATCGAGTGGGGCCTTTCTGGTTTAGTGTTATATTTGTAACCGTATTTGGGCTTACATCTAGTATTATCTCTGTCATAGTTACAGCCGTAATCCTAGCAGAAATAGCTGCCGCACTTCCCGTGCCCAGAAGAGCTAGAATAGAGTTCGTTGTTATATCCTCTTTTGCTGTTGGAATGGGAGCAGCTTTGACCCCTGTTGGCGAGCCTTTAGCAACTATTGCTATATCAAAGCTTGGAGAGAGTTTTGATTATCTTCTCTGGCTACTAGGTCCCTTTATAGTCCCAGGAGTTATAGCTATATCTCTGTATACAGGCTATAGGCTCAAAAAGGATGCAGCGAAGGAAGGATCAAGAGAAGCAATCATGGGTGAGTATGAGGAGACTCTTAGAACGATTACTTGGAGAGCAGTTAAAGTCTACATGTTCGTTATGGCTTTGGAATTACTAGGCAATAGTTTTACTCCTCTAGTAAAATGGTATTTCTCTAAAATCCCTGCATACATACTTTTCTGGGTTAACATGGTTTCCGCAATACTAGACAACGCTACCTTAACAGCCGCTGAAATAGCCCCGTTCTTGGCTGTAGCTCAGATAAAAAGCGCTTTAATGGGGTTAATAATCTCAGGAGGAATGCTTATACCAGGCAATATCCCTAATATAGTGGCTGCTGGGAGGCTTAAGATAACCTCTCGAGAATGGGCAAGGATAGGAGTTCCCGTGGGACTTGTACTGATGAGTATTTATTTCATCCTAGTTGAAATACTTAAACTATAA
- a CDS encoding chloride channel protein — MLRSRITRNMLVMGMGWIILMAFITGILTGLVTIIFSLFLHYIEAIILPWIGILPFEPGKPINALYAVNFVKHNFNPTKLLIAYLIGSAFSGYIVYRVAPETAGHGTDVTVKAIHHYWGAVRARVPAVKLFTSGIFVGMGGSAGTEGPLVQSGAGMGYLVAQRIKADKYLRRMFAIVGIGGAIGAVFRAPLGGSVFAIEVLYRKDYETSAFVPAIVTSITSYTVYSTYYGFKPLLPLGKIPIGAWDILFAILIGIFIVPFSIAFVKIFYWFEEGTPQYLPNLYQRILVGGILAGVTAFIITKIDPLSALGLVSRGYLAVEVASKMGSIPLTTLFLIAIGKILTTSMGVGMGNSGGVFSPMIVIGSSVGLLLGEIMQSLGMHLAGPTYFIVVGMSAMIAATAKVPLTAIVMTSDMMGSNWMIPASAIGAVIAYALSGTKYTIYGSQLMDRSRSVAGRKSIHF, encoded by the coding sequence ATGCTTAGATCCAGAATTACTAGGAATATGCTAGTCATGGGAATGGGATGGATAATTCTAATGGCATTTATAACCGGCATACTAACAGGGCTCGTAACGATTATATTTAGCTTATTTCTCCATTATATCGAGGCAATAATCTTACCTTGGATAGGTATCCTTCCATTCGAGCCCGGTAAACCGATAAATGCTTTATATGCTGTAAATTTCGTTAAACATAATTTCAATCCCACAAAGCTTTTAATAGCGTATCTAATAGGTTCAGCATTTTCTGGATATATAGTCTATAGAGTTGCACCAGAAACCGCTGGACATGGTACAGACGTAACAGTAAAAGCAATACACCACTACTGGGGTGCAGTTAGAGCTAGAGTTCCCGCCGTAAAACTATTTACCTCGGGTATTTTTGTAGGAATGGGAGGTAGTGCCGGTACTGAAGGGCCCCTCGTTCAATCTGGTGCAGGAATGGGCTATTTGGTTGCTCAACGTATTAAAGCCGATAAATATCTGAGGAGAATGTTCGCCATTGTAGGTATAGGAGGAGCCATAGGAGCAGTATTTAGGGCTCCACTAGGAGGATCCGTATTCGCCATAGAAGTACTCTATAGAAAAGACTATGAAACAAGCGCTTTCGTTCCCGCTATAGTAACATCAATAACCAGTTACACTGTTTATAGCACATATTATGGTTTTAAGCCTCTTCTACCTCTAGGAAAAATACCTATAGGTGCATGGGACATTCTCTTCGCCATTCTCATAGGAATATTTATAGTACCTTTCAGCATAGCGTTCGTCAAAATATTTTATTGGTTTGAAGAAGGTACACCACAATATTTACCAAATCTATATCAAAGAATTCTTGTCGGCGGGATACTAGCAGGAGTAACTGCTTTTATTATAACTAAAATAGATCCACTCTCTGCTCTTGGACTCGTTTCCAGAGGTTATCTAGCTGTCGAGGTAGCATCAAAGATGGGAAGCATCCCATTAACAACCCTATTCCTCATAGCAATAGGAAAAATATTAACCACAAGTATGGGTGTAGGGATGGGAAATAGCGGTGGAGTGTTCTCTCCAATGATTGTAATAGGATCTTCTGTCGGATTACTTTTAGGGGAAATAATGCAATCTTTGGGGATGCATCTAGCAGGGCCTACATACTTTATTGTTGTGGGAATGTCTGCTATGATTGCAGCTACAGCCAAAGTTCCACTAACCGCTATAGTTATGACGAGTGATATGATGGGAAGTAATTGGATGATACCTGCAAGTGCAATAGGAGCTGTAATAGCTTATGCACTGTCAGGAACTAAATACACTATATATGGAAGTCAGTTAATGGATAGAAGTAGAAGCGTTGCCGGTCGCAAATCCATTCATTTCTAA
- a CDS encoding NUDIX domain-containing protein, with the protein MKAAVLVAYDNKGVLMVHKTCKDGYPWSCDLAFPGGRLKPGETIIEGALREAEEEVCMSSDNLKIRSILPLERPLNVPDIIVYPVLAEMLPGATKHVCSNEIDKILIVPWNKVCSFRLEPWVHPLRKIAIEGIVLKEGLAVWGMSLRILKRVKDLMCRDWD; encoded by the coding sequence TTGAAAGCGGCTGTTCTGGTTGCATATGATAACAAAGGTGTTCTAATGGTACATAAAACATGCAAGGACGGCTATCCCTGGAGCTGTGATCTTGCATTTCCCGGTGGGAGGCTAAAGCCGGGTGAGACTATAATTGAAGGAGCATTAAGAGAAGCTGAAGAAGAAGTTTGTATGAGTAGTGATAACTTGAAGATAAGAAGTATATTACCTCTAGAGCGGCCTTTAAACGTTCCTGATATTATCGTGTATCCTGTATTAGCCGAGATGCTTCCCGGGGCGACAAAACATGTATGCAGTAATGAAATAGATAAAATCCTAATCGTTCCCTGGAATAAAGTCTGTAGTTTCCGTTTAGAACCATGGGTTCATCCTCTTAGGAAAATAGCCATCGAAGGAATAGTCCTGAAAGAAGGGTTGGCAGTCTGGGGAATGTCTTTAAGAATACTAAAAAGAGTTAAAGACCTCATGTGCAGGGACTGGGATTGA
- a CDS encoding TIGR00269 family protein, whose protein sequence is MYNKICPGDPEIYQVHKRRAISKKCFKEDIRKRVQNTVSKFNMFTPHDKLVLGLSGGKDSYVLLDVLAQIHDPGKIIGVSIIEGIPGYNKPGDIRYMKALARDRGVDVIITSIREYVGETLYEIVKHSWKNNLNVSPCTFCGVLRRRILNYYGRILGADKTVTAHNLDDTAQTMLTNIFRGDIIGLIRQNPKTTCSNPKFVNKVKPLRYVYEYEAALYAAIDGFKFQDTECMFINQTPTFRAKIREVLYKLEAEYPGVTQDIVETLDDVTSKMIKKNLLKTINLPLCRLCGEPTNEGRTLCKLCELLGKAGIYNPIYQVNFKEYTKTMSIN, encoded by the coding sequence ATGTATAATAAGATATGCCCAGGCGATCCGGAGATATATCAGGTACATAAGAGAAGGGCTATTTCAAAGAAGTGTTTCAAAGAAGATATAAGGAAACGGGTTCAGAATACTGTGTCAAAATTTAACATGTTCACCCCCCACGATAAACTAGTCTTAGGTTTATCTGGTGGCAAAGACAGTTATGTATTGTTAGATGTTCTAGCACAAATACATGATCCAGGGAAGATTATTGGCGTATCAATAATCGAGGGAATCCCTGGATATAATAAACCAGGAGATATCAGATATATGAAGGCTCTTGCCCGGGATAGAGGAGTCGATGTTATAATAACTAGCATCAGAGAATATGTAGGAGAGACATTATATGAAATTGTAAAGCATTCGTGGAAAAATAACTTAAACGTCTCTCCTTGCACTTTTTGTGGGGTATTGAGACGTAGAATACTAAACTATTATGGCAGAATTCTAGGTGCCGATAAAACGGTGACGGCCCACAACCTGGATGATACTGCACAAACAATGTTGACTAATATTTTTAGGGGGGATATAATTGGTTTAATCAGGCAAAATCCGAAGACGACCTGCTCTAATCCCAAATTTGTTAACAAAGTAAAACCACTCCGATATGTTTATGAGTATGAAGCTGCACTATACGCAGCGATCGATGGATTTAAGTTCCAAGACACAGAATGTATGTTCATTAACCAAACTCCGACATTTAGAGCTAAAATCAGGGAAGTACTCTACAAGCTTGAAGCGGAATATCCTGGTGTTACTCAAGACATAGTAGAAACCTTGGATGATGTGACAAGTAAAATGATTAAGAAAAATCTTCTAAAAACAATAAATCTTCCTTTATGCAGGCTCTGCGGAGAACCAACCAATGAAGGTAGAACCTTATGTAAGCTCTGTGAATTACTCGGGAAGGCGGGTATATACAATCCTATATATCAAGTAAACTTTAAAGAATATACCAAGACCATGAGTATAAATTAA
- a CDS encoding ribosomal protein L13e, producing the protein MLKAWVKIPVLIKQGSMDKGWRVGKGFSIGELNEASLSVKKARKMGLPVDTRRRSIHEYNVSKLKETLGKSE; encoded by the coding sequence GTGTTGAAAGCCTGGGTGAAGATACCTGTTCTGATTAAACAGGGAAGCATGGATAAAGGATGGCGGGTCGGTAAGGGGTTTAGTATAGGAGAACTAAATGAGGCTAGCTTATCAGTTAAAAAAGCCCGTAAAATGGGATTACCTGTTGATACGAGACGGAGAAGCATCCATGAGTATAATGTTAGCAAATTGAAAGAGACACTTGGGAAATCAGAGTAG
- a CDS encoding aldo/keto reductase, with translation MYMDAPSKQEIGRTGEYVSSVGLGTWSIRDYKRAFEVFVEALNSGIDNIDTAEMYDSGRAEEFAGRVVREVGKENVFITTKMLPSHLVSRDQVIKASKASLRRLGLDTVDLFLIHWLNPSLPIEVQARNFEAVVEEGLSRYIGVSNFDIDELREAVASTKKADIVVNQVHYSVYHRYLVERGLGDFCVKEGITIQAYTPIERGRVAKDDLLKRIASQYDKTPIQVALNYVVSHPKVIAIIKTENHNHLIEILGSLGWNLSVEDIRLIQEKIGS, from the coding sequence ATGTATATGGATGCACCTTCTAAACAAGAAATTGGTAGAACTGGCGAGTATGTCTCTTCTGTAGGTTTAGGTACTTGGAGTATTAGAGATTACAAGAGAGCTTTTGAAGTATTTGTGGAAGCGTTGAATAGTGGAATTGATAATATCGACACTGCTGAAATGTATGACTCTGGTCGGGCAGAAGAATTTGCTGGGAGAGTGGTAAGAGAAGTCGGTAAGGAAAATGTGTTTATAACCACAAAGATGCTTCCTAGTCATTTAGTAAGTAGAGACCAGGTGATAAAGGCTTCCAAAGCAAGCTTAAGAAGGCTTGGATTAGATACTGTCGACCTGTTTCTTATACACTGGCTTAACCCGAGTTTACCTATTGAAGTTCAAGCTAGGAATTTTGAGGCGGTAGTAGAGGAAGGTTTATCCCGATACATAGGGGTGAGTAATTTCGATATAGACGAACTTCGGGAAGCCGTAGCTTCTACCAAGAAGGCTGATATTGTAGTAAATCAAGTACACTACAGTGTTTATCATAGATACCTTGTTGAACGTGGGCTAGGTGACTTCTGTGTTAAGGAAGGAATAACTATACAAGCGTACACGCCTATAGAAAGGGGTAGAGTAGCAAAAGATGATCTCTTAAAACGGATTGCTTCTCAATATGACAAGACACCTATCCAGGTAGCTTTAAACTACGTAGTATCCCATCCAAAAGTAATAGCCATAATTAAAACTGAGAACCATAATCATTTAATAGAGATTCTTGGTTCATTAGGATGGAACCTTAGTGTAGAAGATATTAGACTAATACAAGAAAAGATTGGTTCTTAG